One Ornithinicoccus hortensis genomic window, CCGCAGCACCAGCTCGGCCCACGCCGGCAGGTCGTCCGGGGCGATGCTCACCGAGATGTTCTCACCGGCGACCGAGGCGATCTGCGGGTACCGCTGGAGCATCGTCATCGGGTTCACCTGCTGCACGACCGCCGCGACGACGCACCGCTGGCGGCGCATCCGGGAGAAGTCGTCGCTGGTGATCCGGGAGCGGCTGTACCAGAGCGCCTGGTAGCCGTTCAGCTTCTTCGGTCCGACCTCCAACCAGCCGTTCTCGGTGCCCTCGATCAGGTGCGAGTTGCCGGCGGCGTCGGTCCAGGTCTGCCCGCCCAGCGGGATCCGCTCCTGGACGTTGATCTCGACCCCGCCCATCGCGTCGATGAGGTCCTTGAACCCGTCGAGATTGATGATGACCGTGTAATTGATCGGCTGGCCGATCACCTCGGAGAGGACCTCACGGGTCGCGGTGAGCCCGGGGTTGTCGTCGCCCTCGAACCACTCGGGGTGCATGTCGGCCTGCACCTCGGCCTCGGTCCAGATGCCGTTCATCAGGCACTCGTTGCCGCAGTTGTAGCCGTCCGGCCAGGCATTGTGCAGCGGGCTGTCCTCGGGGATGGGCACCTGCTGGAGGTTGCGGGGGATGCCGAAGAGCACGGTGTCACCGGTCTCGGTGTCAATGCTGGCGATGATCATCGAGTCGGTGCGGACCCCCTCGCGGTTGTCCCCGGCGTCGGATCCCAGGAGCAGGACGTTCACGTGGCTGGTGTGCGCCCAGGGGTCATCGGCCTCGAGGCGGGGCCCCTCGCCCCCGGAGTCGTCGGTCGAGCTGCCGCCCCCGGCGGTGGACGGCCCGGTGAAGATCTTGTCGACCGCGTCGGTGTGCGCATCGATGTAGCGCAGCCCCATCGCCACCGGCGCCGCGATCACCAGGCACATCACCGCGGTGAAGACGCTCAGGCCGACCCGCTGGCCGGTGCTCGGCGAGCTGGGGCGGGTGGTCAGGGCGGTGAGCACGATCGACCCCATCCACACCAGGCCGCCGACCACGAGGCCGATCGCGAGCATCCGCAGCAGTCGCGGGCGGGTGGCCAGGTCGAGGGCCGACTCCAGGGCTCCCCGGTTGACGACATACCAGACGACGGCGATCAGGCCGATGACGGCGACGGTGAGCAGTGCCAGCCCGAGGGTGCGGCGACGGGTCAGGCTCAGCCCGGCGCCGGGGACGACCGTGCCCAGGGCGGTGAGCCCCAGCGAGCGCCCCAGCGAGCCGTCGTCCTCGCGGACCATCCGGCGGGCCTCGGCCCGGGACCGGGGCGTGCCGTCGGCCACCCGGCCGGCGCGGTAGGTGAAGGCCGGTGCGTCCCCGGCGTCGTCGGCCTCTCCTGCCTCCTGTTGCTCCACCGGGTCCGGAGTCTCGCCGGGTTGCGACGGTTCGCCGGTTTGCGACGGTTCGCCGGGCTCGCCGGCGGCACCGGGATCGCGGGGTGGCTCTCCGCCGCGGGGGGGCAGGAAGGACATGGAGCACCTTTCGGGAGGTCGGTCGTCATCTTCTCTCACTATGACGCTGCGGGGGAACCCGACCGTTTTGGTCAAGTCCACATCCCGCGGGTACCCTGGCAGCCGTTCCTTGGCTGTCAACGACCCGGGGGGCGTGGAGGCGTCGCCTAGTCTGGTCTATGGCGCCCGCCTGCTAAGCGGGTTTGGGGCTACAACCCCATCGAG contains:
- a CDS encoding LCP family protein, which translates into the protein MEQQEAGEADDAGDAPAFTYRAGRVADGTPRSRAEARRMVREDDGSLGRSLGLTALGTVVPGAGLSLTRRRTLGLALLTVAVIGLIAVVWYVVNRGALESALDLATRPRLLRMLAIGLVVGGLVWMGSIVLTALTTRPSSPSTGQRVGLSVFTAVMCLVIAAPVAMGLRYIDAHTDAVDKIFTGPSTAGGGSSTDDSGGEGPRLEADDPWAHTSHVNVLLLGSDAGDNREGVRTDSMIIASIDTETGDTVLFGIPRNLQQVPIPEDSPLHNAWPDGYNCGNECLMNGIWTEAEVQADMHPEWFEGDDNPGLTATREVLSEVIGQPINYTVIINLDGFKDLIDAMGGVEINVQERIPLGGQTWTDAAGNSHLIEGTENGWLEVGPKKLNGYQALWYSRSRITSDDFSRMRRQRCVVAAVVQQVNPMTMLQRYPQIASVAGENISVSIAPDDLPAWAELVLRVQQGEIKSLPFTNENLDTADPDYAEIRAIVDEAINPPEPTPTTPADAGASEDATGAETTTEESTTQAPTDDGSMETTEEPKDELTEVGAVC